One Mangifera indica cultivar Alphonso chromosome 4, CATAS_Mindica_2.1, whole genome shotgun sequence genomic region harbors:
- the LOC123213020 gene encoding protein ANTHESIS POMOTING FACTOR 1, whose amino-acid sequence MVGTQSERDDKVSLELSEEILQSMEVGMAFRDYIGRISSMDFHKTSGFLVTASDDESIRLYDVSTATCLKTINSKKYGVDLVCFTAQPTTVIYSSKNGWDESLRLLSLHDNKYLRYFKGHHDRVVSLSLCSRKECFISGSLDRTVLLWDQRAEKCQGLLRVQGRPATAYDDQGLVFAVAFGGYIRMFDARKYEKGPFEIFSVGGDVSDANVVQFSNDGRLMLLTTMGGHIHVLDSFRGTLLSTYNVKPVSSNSTLEASFSPEGMFVVSGSGDGSVYAWSVRSGKEVASWMSTENEPPVIKWAPGNLMFATGSSELSFWIPDLSKLGAYVGRK is encoded by the exons ATGGTTG GGACTCAATCGGAGAGAGATGACAAGGTCTCGTTGGAACTCagtgaagagattcttcaaagCATGGAAGTGGGCATGGCGTTCAGAGATTAT ATTGGGAGAATCAGCTCAATGGACTTTCATAAAACTTCAGGTTTCTTGGTGACTGCTAGTGATGATGAATCCATTCGTCTGTATGATGTTAGCACTGCTAC ATGTTTGAAGACTATTAATAGCAAAAAGTATGGGGTGGATCTTGTTTGCTTCACTGCCCAGCCTACAACAGTAATATACTCATCAAAAAATGGTTGGGATG AATCCTTGCGACTTCTTTCCTTGCATGACAACAAGTACTTGCGGTATTTCAAAGGTCACCATGACAG GGTTGTTTCACTTAGCTTGTGCTCCCGCAAAGAGTGCTTTATCTCAGGTTCTCTGGATCGAACAGTTTTGCTTTGGGATCAACGGGCTGAGAAGTGTCAG GGTCTTTTACGCGTGCAAGGAAGGCCTGCTACAGCATATGATGATCAAGGGCTTGTCTTTGCTGTAGCTTTTGGAGGATACATAAGAATGTTTGATGCTCGAAAGTATGAGAAG GGTCCTTTTGAAATCTTCTCTGTTGGTGGAGATGTATCAGATGCAAATGTTGTGCAGTTCAGCAATGATGGGAGACTTATGCTTCTAACAACTATGGGTGGACATATTCATGTGCTTGATTCTTTCCGTGGCACACTT TTGTCTACATACAATGTGAAGCCAGTTTCGAGCAATTCCACATTGGAGGCATCTTTCAGCCCTGAGGGAATGTTTGTTGTATCAG GTTCTGGTGATGGTAGTGTTTATGCATGGAGTGTGCGGAGTGGGAAAGAA GTTGCAAGTTGGATGAGTACTGAAAATGAGCCTCCTGTCATAAAATGGGCGCCTGGAAATCTAATGTTTGCTACTGGTTCATCAGAGCTATCATTTTGGATTCCTGATTTATCTAAATTGGGAGCTTATGTTGGAAGGAAGTAA